The DNA window CAATCTACGACGCGATTCCCGTTAACGTCAGAGACAATCTCCAGGAGGTTTACTTCCTCCACCCAGGTCTCCAGTCACGTCTCTTCCTCGCCACTTGCGGCCGATTCCTCTTCTCCGGAGGGTGAGTTCTCTCCCCGCGTATTTTTGGatcttcgatttttttttatgcataCTGATTGGTTGTTTGGTGTGGTGATTGGCTACGGTAGGTTGTACGGGAAGCTAAGGTACATAAGCAGAGTTGACTACTTGTGGGAACACGTGAGGAGGAACGAGATAGAGATGCCGGAGTTTGTGTACGACCACGACGACGATCTAGAGTACCGTCCGATGATGGATTACGGTCAAGAGAGCGATCACGCTAGGGTTTACGCCGGAGCAGCCGCCGTAGATTCATCAGTCTCCAGTTTCTCCATGAGGTGTATCTCTTAgcgtattaaaaaaaaaatacacccACCAGATCTCCGATCGTATCTTAtaaaaaccatataatatacgattaaaatatcaaaaagtcA is part of the Raphanus sativus cultivar WK10039 unplaced genomic scaffold, ASM80110v3 Scaffold1696, whole genome shotgun sequence genome and encodes:
- the LOC108843292 gene encoding uncharacterized protein LOC108843292 codes for the protein MTTTQISEIEQEQLIEKLEIFKIHGRDKRGRKILRIIGKFFPARFLSLDVLNKYLEEKIFPRLGRKPFAVLYVHTGVQRSENFPGISALRAIYDAIPVNVRDNLQEVYFLHPGLQSRLFLATCGRFLFSGGLYGKLRYISRVDYLWEHVRRNEIEMPEFVYDHDDDLEYRPMMDYGQESDHARVYAGAAAVDSSVSSFSMRCIS